The following are from one region of the Sorghum bicolor cultivar BTx623 chromosome 2, Sorghum_bicolor_NCBIv3, whole genome shotgun sequence genome:
- the LOC8077506 gene encoding transcription factor bHLH148, which yields MPSSSADDEGARGKRKRGSSGACASDGGDHQQGPSFMWRTPRAQQAYSSKLLQALRLVRGGGTGTPSTCSASAPAVRDAAYRALAVAARGRSRWSRTILARSRRCRALQCLRARRPPPPRPRRRQQQGGDSEQRAPGGLAGRAKVLGRLVPGCQSLSLPALLAEVSDYIAALEMQVRAMGQLTQDLASSSSAPTAAPSIAPP from the coding sequence ATGCCCTCCTCCTCCGCTGACGACGAGGGAGCCCGCGGCAAACGCAAGAGGGGATCGTCGGGCGCATGCGCATCCGACGGCGGCGACCACCAGCAGGGCCCGTCGTTCATGTGGCGGACGCCGCGCGCGCAGCAGGCCTACTCCTCCAAGCTCCTCCAGGCGCTGCGCCTCGTGCGCGGCGGCGGCACCGGCACACCCAGCACCTGCTCCGCCTCCGCCCCGGCGGTGCGCGACGCGGCCTACCGCGCGCTGGCCGTGGCGGCGCGGGGCCGCTCGCGCTGGAGCCGCACCATCCTGGCACGCAGCCGGCGGTGCCGGGCGCTCCAGTGCCTCCGCGCGCGccgaccgccgccgccgaggccccgtcggcggcagcagcagggtGGCGACAGCGAGCAGCGGGCGCCGGGTGGGCTGGCTGGCAGGGCGAAGGTGCTGGGGCGGCTGGTGCCCGGGTGTCAGAGCCTGTCGTTGCCCGCGCTCCTGGCCGAGGTGTCCGACTACATCGCCGCGCTGGAGATGCAGGTGCGCGCCATGGGCCAGCTAACGCAGGACCTCGCCTCGTCGTCTTCGGCTCCGACGGCGGCGCCATCGATTGCTCCGCCCTAG